The genomic segment ggagaatttcattgtattgtattgtattgtattaatgctttacagtgaccagcactgaagttcATGAAGCATGGATTGTACGTACTGTAGTATGGCACCTGTCAGactgaagtgacgtcaaacagtgaaaaaatcagacCCGTATATCCtttgttatcgagttacgcttgcctgaaggcattactcagtcagtcagtcagtcagtcagtcagtcagtcagtcagtcagtcagtcagtcagtcagtcagtcagtcagtcagtcagtcagtcagtcagtcagtcagtcagtcagtcagtcagtcagtcagtcagtcagtcagtcagtcagtcagtcagtacgTAAAAAATtcctatatataatatacacacGTGGTAATTAGCACGTGATGTAGCAAATTTGTTCTCACGTGAGCGACGTACTTTGGCTCTGGTGTGAAAATACTTACTATACGAAAGTTGTACTAAAATGGATACAAAAACTGCACGGGCTCGATCGGATTCTGGCCTTGGCAACTCGACCAATCCCCGGCTGTCGCAAGATCTCGGGGAAGGAGATTTGCTGGGAAAATTTGACGTTAACACTCTTAAAAACGAAATATTAGTGGATGGAATGCAGGTAGGCCTATAGTTGGAGAGTTGTAATACTTGTACGTATCATAGATACTCATGGGTCTTAGCCGGCCAGCCGGCTCTATATGATAGTCTAGCGGCGCCTGCTCTTTTACCCTGCGGCCGGCCAGATTATATAGTGCTGACTGAttgtataactagctatatagaacTTCTCCTAGTCCTAGTATTCACCAGGTGCAACATTTGCAGAAATACAAGGCGGATCTAGTTTTTGAGGACTGAGGCACATGAAACTTGCATGAGGGCGCCGCAGAGGTGGCGGAGACACCTTTAATTAGGGGGGGCTTGGTTGGTGATGCGTTGGCCTagttgtaagtcgaagaccaaaaaaaaaaggtctctacctgctggcaatagttaggccatacctatttgacaAATTGTTGCTCGGACCTGACTGACCCGATTTTGCACAGATTTTAATTAAGAAAAAAATTAGATCACGTGACACCTTAAAAAttgctgcaaaagatcgagatactctaatagaacagtcagttggtaCAATTTTGATTTCAAATATAATGCTAGCTATCTAAATGTAAAACCAGCGTGTTCCTCACCCCTGGCAAAAAAAATCTATGATAACATCAGTGCAATGCTCATTGAACTACTAGCTATGTTTATccgtttttttttattagaaGAGATTTGATAGGTCATACAGCTTTAATGTGACTTGCTGATCTATTATATGGCTTGTAACCAGAAATCATAAACATGTGCATATCTAAAAATAAGAATATTATAGTTAGATAGCTGGTTTTTTTTGCCTACTGACTgacccattttgttgtaaagTAAATCCGagtaacaacttttcaaataggcaTGGCCTTACCCTCCACCAACTAGAGTATATCTCCTATAACTatatacgtagcttgctacactactccTCTAAacatactgtgactgctctattagagtatcttgatcttgactgctctattagaatatctcgaattacagctacagataattttagggggacTAAGCCTCCCATACTTTTTTCACAGGGGCTCCCTTGCTCCCCTTCTCCGCCACCCTGGAGGGTCAGCAAGAAATTTTGGGATAAAGCAGTGTTTGTTGGAATTAATTAACACCCTCCATAGTGGTTGGGGGTGTTAGAAACGAGTTGCCTATGCTAACCGTTGCAGACCTTTCTCTGGAGCAGGTGCTTATAagttccaatcgataagcgccgtgtgGAGAAAAATCTGTCTGGCCATGCCAGACTAGTCACATGATTCAGTTTCAGAATTTAGTATAGCAATAGTTACTGACTACAGCTATCTTGTACAAGTTAATGACATAAAAGTGAgtacatgtacaatgcatgcagttAAGACTCATGGATTGTGCTGACAGAACGCATACTGGATCTAGCAGCTATTCAAGCAGTCattcaatataataataaattaacaaTTAACATGCTATATTTATATTTAACAGTGTATGCATCCAAGTTATAATCATATCAACACTAATTATTTCTGGTGTGAAATATCTATTAGCAAATCATATGCTAATAAATGCTAATCACCAAATAATAATGAACAAATTATATGCTAATCACCACCAAATAGTGAGTGCATGCTGATAGCTAACACTTTTTTTAAATACCAAGAAAAAAGACAGGTCAGTCAGATCTGAGTAACAACTTATCAAATAGTTACAGTTTTTGAACACTACTTTGTAATGCAACCTATTTTCTCAGGGTGAGCCTTGATACCTTATTCAGTGCAATAGCTCTAGCTATGTATTACATTTTAGGTTTAGTAGCTACTAACCAGCTATGATTTTTAGATAAGACACTGGTGTTATCAATGATACCTTGATTTCTACACTCAttcagtacaaatacatacttttTGCAGGCTGCTGCCAATGGAGACCTAGAGACACTGCaggatttgattttgaaatttggcaaaGTTCATATACCTCATGATGCTCTGATCAACATGCACAATTTACTTGGCTATACCATGTTACACTATGCAGTCATGTACAAGAGGATGAACTGTATTGAAGCCTTGATTGAGCTAGGAGCAGGTACGTTAGAAATGCTGTATCTATATGCATCCATCCATCCATATACTGTATATCTGGAAACTTTTGTAGTATGTAATTTTCATGGTTGTCACAGTTAGTAAAGCTTCCATGAAATTTTATCACATGAAAATTTATGGTCTGGCACAAGCACATTAAGGGTGTGCGTGAGCCACAAATGTTGAGATGCGTTCATAGCAAAGCAATGTTTAGTCTTGTTACATGTTTGGTTTTCTCTCTTGATTTAAATTTACTGTAGCGGTCATGCATTATTCCCCACAGAGATTGCCACTATACATCGCTGCTTTTCACCCTTTGCAATTGTCTAGCTGTATGACACTTAAAGTAAAAATCAATCCAGATCCTTTATAACCATGTGGTCAAGAAAAAAAATATGTGGTCAAGAAAAAAAATCTTCAAATTGAGCTGCTTCGAACACAACAGAAGTTGGGAAGCCATGCAGCGATGAATTTGAATACAACGGTTTTTATAGTGTGAAAATCTTGAGCTAGGAGACATCcgtgaaatttaaaatgcaaaaacCTGACAAAATGCATAACCATACTGGGAAATATAtttaccacaaaaatttttggGTGTACAGTAACTGTCGATTGTTGTTTTAGCATAGAGTAAAAATAATGTTGCAGTCTAATCCTATGGTTTACTTTGTTCATGTCGAAAGCATGAATTGTAGAAATATCATGTATATACTTTGAGAGAGTTACGCTGTACAATGCTATACTTTGCATGTATAGCTCCAATATATTAATCATTGACCCAACAAATGATTTGCTGCTAGTTATATTatagttacataatattacaaggagaaattaatattaattttgagtagaaacaaaaaaacaaaggaGGGTCATTTACATATGCAGCTGTACTAAATGAtgtttaattcctacttcagtcacagACAGATGACTGAAGTAgatagagattaaatgtccactagtatagctgtggATCTCCCTCTCaaataaatttttaatttttttctgtacacttgattgtttacttttttgtaacataatctATATGTTGGACTGATGAAccaatgcatactgcatcaaaggaaagaatggtaccGGCCAAACCtattataaaaataatgaagTTATGTACTTAACGCATGTCCAAACTATAAATTACTGGAAAACGATGTGGCTATTCTTCATCATTTCTGCTTTGTTCCActcattatacagcattacaaatgaagaacaatacaagaagcaactctgcaatcaatccagtcactacagaattTGCAACAAAAAGCATGCTTTGGCCGAGAAGTGAAGTGGCCAGTCCAATTCATTTTTAAGCATGTATATTCTACATGTTACAAATCAGTAAAACAGGACAAGAAGTGCTTCTTAGTCAATCCAGCCTGTATGGAAATTATGGATGATTGTTGTGACAGCCAGCTGCACCGAAGCCATCATGCGTTGcctcaaatcaacacctttgtgGTAGTAAAGAAgaaattggacacaaaggaggacaaaggtatgtctatgatgcatgcactgtagctgctgcagttggcaaaaaggtaTGTCTCGGGCCAAGGCAACATTGAACaataaagaaatcaagcccatagcattaACCATAGTTgggttatgcttggctgaagtaATCAGTTAGTTATACTCACTTCACATTCACTTGTTTTTTGTTAATTACTCTTCTTACTCTTAAACCAGCTGTATTGAAGCCCTTCAAACATCAGCATGCTTTTGGTATGGATAATTTAAACACACAAGGATGTTATGTAGGAATtgtggtttttgggtgatatttttggcaagaaaacccaaacctccataatCTATACTATGATATTGCAGATGCTTACACATGCAAATGATACAATCCATGTAGATATTGAACGTCCCGCCAACAATGAGACTAGGGATACTCCATTGCTTCTtgcaataaaatttttaaattcatttcCTCCAAGTTATAAGGAGGAAGATGAAAAGGTTTTGAAGGAGAGCAAGATTGAAGTTACCAGATTTTTGATTGCTCAAGGGTGCAAAGTACACTACACAAACAAGGCCAATGAATCACCGATTGCTCTTGCAACAAAACTGGAAAATGTTGAGCTGGTTGAAGAATTGGTGAAGAAGCCAGAATTAGACGTCAACACTAGAAGTCACCACGGAAAGACACCACTACACATGGTAGCAGCTACTGGCAATGATGAAATTGCACTAGTCCTGTTACATCATGGTGCTAATGTTCACCTTAAAGACACTGGTGGATCAACTCCATTGCATATTGCATGTTACCAAGGAAGTACCAGTATTGTTGAGCTGATCTTCAAGGAACGACCACAGAGTAGAGATGTCCTATTGACTCAGGCTGACAGAGCTGGCAATATTCCACTGATGATTGCAAAGAAGTCTCCCAACAACAGTATTGCCATTATCAACTTCTTGATTTCACATGATGTGGACTTGCATTACACAAATGAGCTAAATGAGACACTGCTCCATATGTTTGGTCCTACTGATAATGCTGAGTCTAGTATGATTATTGCTAAAAAAGCACCTTCCCTTTTAAGTTGTCGAAATATTAACCGTCAGACACCTCTACACATTGCAGCTATGATGGGACACAAGGAGAGTTTGCTTGTGTTTATTAGAAGGTAAAATGTTTATTTTAGTCGTACTTTTGTTGCTATTCAAATGTCTTAAAGCATGGAGAAAATTTCCATGCATGTAATGCATTGACTTCTCACTTGATTAGAGTCAGATGATTAATTTTTTCTTAGGGTAGTCAGTAAATGCATGTATTGTTCAGAATATAAattatacaagtacaaggaaaagttattttgattagagatcatagaaataaaaagtaagggaggtcgcctatgcctgcagatatactaatggacatttaatttttCAATCACTTGCACGCATAAAGAAATAAAGAAGCCACTTGCACACATGCCACAAGAAATCTTTGAACTAAGTCTTTGTCTCTGATAATTCACAACTTACATTCCTGTGGTTTAGCTAACATCacatatagtggaacctctctataatGGACACTTTAGGACCCAGAATTTTAGGCCTATATTtactgtaatatagaggttttcctctttcagaagtaaaaatgtattaaccagacttGTTGGGACCAAATATCTGTCCTCATTATGGagattttttctattgtgtctttgattcggggagtttgttgtAGTTTATTTGGTGTGATTATAGTTTTTTAGTCAGTTTGTGTAGGTACTAAGGAATACTTTGGGGACCTTTACTATATCACATCTGAAGGAATTAAGGAAAAGGAGAAGCTTCTTCCTTAATATTTAATATACACAATCACAACAAAAACAGGTTGGGAACTAACACTCTAGGAAAACCAACAGCTAATTGCAAGACAAAAGCTGCACTTTGTATATGAAAaacagcacatgttgttgtcagaccttcagtgctggtcactgtaaataataataataataatatgaagcCATGAAATGAACAATTTGTGTTTGAAtatgacatactctaataaagcagtcacatccTCTACAACTAGAATATTCAAATAGCCATCTTTAATTTTCTGTTCTATATTTTAATACTGCTGCCTTGTTTCTGTTAGATTTCATCACAAGTCTTAAATTTTCCTAGGAAGATATCCAACTAGATAGGTATGCTGCATGCTATACCAACTGTAATGATGAGAAAGCTTAATTGTGTATATATTTTTGAGTTCCATCCTTCATTCCCCTCAAAGGAGTAGATTCAACACTGTTTAATCCTTCCCCCTTCCCCAGATCTCCTGTGCCCACTCTAACAATATCGCTTAAATCTGCCTATGTTACCAAGTGCCTTGATTATACAAGTGTTCTCACATTTGAGTGTCAGTAAGACTCGGTATTAATGGATTCCATTGCATTAATCATATTACAGCTTTATGAAAgtgtaattattttgtattacaCAGTGGAGCTGACATCACTACAAGagataatgatgaaatgatgcCTCTCATGTTGGCAATCCAAGCTGGAAAAACGGAAATTATTTCTGTTATGCTTGACCTGGAATTTGACATTCACACTGAAGCTAAAAATGACAAGTCTATTATTGTATGGGCAATTGAAAAAGAGTACACATCACTGGTGAAGGTATTGTTACTGTTTTACTAACCATTGGTGGTACAATGACTTTTCTGTTAGACTCTTATTGAGAGAGGCCAGGAAGCTGCTACACAATTtgtggatgaagaagaaaacaCATTTCTACATGTTGCAGCAAAGTCAGGTTCTCTGAGGACCATACAGGTGTTTGTTTTGCAATGCCATATTAATATTCTGGTCATAGTATCTATATTTATAACCAGAGTGCACATGACCCATACGCAGATGGGAtaccatgtacacacacacccacattaGCTTGCCCATATGCAGGATGTTCTGTATGTGTATGACAGGTGCACTGCCCATAAATGTATGAGACAGTTGTAAGTGGTTCTATTGATTTCATACATTAAGATATTAAGATATGTAGACAAAATAATGTAGTCTATTATAACTCTTTCAGTGTCATTGTATGTGTTCAACACTAAACCAGCTTCATTGAGTTGGGTGTAGCCAGTCTTGTCACCTAGAATATTAATTCCGCAAATGCACtttcagtgttgggggtaacgtgttacataagtaaagCGAACTcgagttactttacttgcaaatgtaacacgttacctaagtaatgaagttactgcaacgagtctaatattacataatattattactttaagtaacgaagttactaatctcgttagtaatccactgagtaacgcctagccactacgaagtaacaaagcctactgaatgaagcttattcaccagcttcttgcttacaACCAAGATTTGTATATTGTCCAAtgatgcaatcatgtcacgtgataaagcagtaatttcacatgtgacagcttaaggatgtggacacaaagtaatataagtactagtaatagcatgggtagcagtgaaatttgggataaatatcacgagtgttgtattggaaatggggataaatttcacaaggcgaagccgagtgaaatttaccatttccaatacaacaagagtggtatttatcccaaatttcactgctacccatgctattcccagttaataccatactcgctgcatatacattgctatgtacgcaatttgtcactatgtactaaacatgcgtcgacactaattggcgctacattgttaacataaattctagccaatgaaattacaattacaactttttcactgctgtcagtgaaatacgggataaatttcactgctactattgagacttttgtatgggcagtgaaacaggtatggtattatatgtaataatattatagtaactttattatatgggtaatatgtaaccgtaactaaatagttcagttgtaaataatatgaaaTATGTAATGAGTttcatttaaaaagtaactgtcccaacactgtacactttTTATATGCATTGGAGGAAGACTTAAAATTTCATGTAACCATCTACCTCCACTGCATGAGCAGTTATATGGATGTGTACACATccttacttcagtcatggcAATACCTATGACTAGCTACATAGTAGAGATAGCTGCAGGTATAACGTagctcccttgtttcattactttttgctTCTATGACTCCTATTGTAGGATACCTGCTAACACCAGATTATTGACATTACACCATACCATGTGATAGTAACATGCAACCGCATCCTGTATGCACATCACGCCACTAGGCTTTGTGTCTATACCATACCCTGTCTGTATAAGTACCACGTACCTTTATATCATGATCAGTTATGTAGGCTAAACCAGTCACAGCCTGGGTGGCGCACCGCCACCCAGGTTCCTACACCTATTGCTCCTGATTTTCCTTGCACTTTGTTGATTGTATCATTTACTTAGCAGGGCTCACCAGGGGCATAAGTACTAATGTACAAAGAGATGGTTAAATAAGGATTCTTCTAAACTGTCAGTAGTTGGACTGCtgattatattgtttaattatatTGTTATTATTCAGGCCTTATTAGGCAGCACTGTAACTGAAGGACTGGTGTACTCTGAAAATAAAAACCGCCACACTCCATTGCATATAGCTGCACAATATGGCAACCTCCAGTAAGTATATCTCAACGTAGTCATTGTATAACTGGTTATTTTTGAGAAGGTAGAAAATTTGACATTCCGTTTGTGATAATTTTACTTTGTGAATTGCTAGCTACCTAGAATTATCCAGTAGACTATTATA from the Dysidea avara chromosome 13, odDysAvar1.4, whole genome shotgun sequence genome contains:
- the LOC136243434 gene encoding CARD- and ANK-domain containing inflammasome adapter protein-like, translating into MDTKTARARSDSGLGNSTNPRLSQDLGEGDLLGKFDVNTLKNEILVDGMQAAANGDLETLQDLILKFGKVHIPHDALINMHNLLGYTMLHYAVMYKRMNCIEALIELGAVKQDKKCFLVNPACMEIMDDCCDSQLHRSHHALPQINTFVVVKKKLDTKEDKDIERPANNETRDTPLLLAIKFLNSFPPSYKEEDEKVLKESKIEVTRFLIAQGCKVHYTNKANESPIALATKLENVELVEELVKKPELDVNTRSHHGKTPLHMVAATGNDEIALVLLHHGANVHLKDTGGSTPLHIACYQGSTSIVELIFKERPQSRDVLLTQADRAGNIPLMIAKKSPNNSIAIINFLISHDVDLHYTNELNETLLHMFGPTDNAESSMIIAKKAPSLLSCRNINRQTPLHIAAMMGHKESLLVFIRRSPVPTLTISLKSAYVTKCLDYTSVLTFECHGADITTRDNDEMMPLMLAIQAGKTEIISVMLDLEFDIHTEAKNDKSIIVWAIEKEYTSLVKTLIERGQEAATQFVDEEENTFLHVAAKSGSLRTIQALLGSTVTEGLVYSENKNRHTPLHIAAQYGNLQCLKELLDGGAELTKVDTDDNNVLHIACIHGQLDIVQFLLHGKLSPELRGKFLVVILKAPFELFTWQQNSEAKAEITQGLHLSET